A window of the Camelus ferus isolate YT-003-E chromosome 22, BCGSAC_Cfer_1.0, whole genome shotgun sequence genome harbors these coding sequences:
- the SLC25A23 gene encoding calcium-binding mitochondrial carrier protein SCaMC-3 isoform X2, giving the protein MRGGPGDAERRQRWGRLFEELDSNKDGRVDVHELRQGLARLGAGDPDRGAQQGISPEGDADPDGGLDLEEFILYLQEREQRLLLLFHSLDRNQDGHIDVSEIQQSFRALGISISLEQAEKILHSMDRDGTMTIDWQEWRDHFLLHSLENVEDVLYFWKHSTVLDIGECLTVPDEFSEQEKLTGMWWKQLVAGAVAGAVSRTGTAPLDRLKVFMQVHASKTNRLNILGGLQSMIREGGVRSLWRGNGINVLKIAPESAIKFMAYEQIKRAIRGQQETLHVQERFVAGSLAGATAQTIIYPMEVLKTRLTLRRTGQYKGLLDCAWQILEQEGPRAFYRGYLPNVLGIIPYAGIDLAVYETLKNQWLQQYSHDSADPGILVLLACGTISSTCGQIASYPLALVRTRMQAQASIEGAPQLSMLGLLRHILSQEGVRGLYRGIAPNFMKVIPAVSISYVVYENMKQALGVTSRSPCSKPWISKLGHWILDLKKPQPQDPDSAMLRSRDPSHWIPDPSPLPGFLKSFTLTLGPRSLCFNYQILYFNHYALNPWIPESQALTCQILAPETTGARAQWQSEQVLAAAAMGSPIPSPQALDPKPSPIRCRPQHLQALDPQRPDPQSSSQ; this is encoded by the exons ATGCGGGGGGGCCCGGGCGATGCGGAGCGGCGTCAGCGCTGGGGTCGCCTCTTCGAGGAGCTGGACAGTAACAAGGATGGTCGCGTGGACGTCCACGAGTTGCGCCAGGGACTGGCCCGGCTAGGCGCGGGCGACCCGGACCGCGGCGCCCAACAG GGCATCTCTCCCGAGGGTGATGCTGACCCAGATGGTGGTCTTGACCTGGAGGAGTTTATCCTCTACCTGCAGGAGCGGGAACAGCGCCTGCTGCTTCTGTTCCACAGTCTGGACCGGAATCAGGATG gtcaCATTGATGTCTCTGAGATCCAGCAGAGTTTCCGAGCTCTGGGCATTTCCATCTCGCTGGAGCAAGCAGAGAAAATCCTGCACAG CATGGACCGTGACGGCACCATGACCATTGACTGGCAGGAATGGCGCGACCACTTCCTGTTGCATTCGCTGGAGAATGTGGAAGATGTGCTCTATTTCTGGAAGCATTCCACG GTCCTGGACATTGGCGAGTGCCTAACAGTCCCTGATGAGTTCTCGGAGCAGGAGAAGCTGACTGGCATGTGGTGGAAGCAGCTGGTGGCGGGCGCAGTGGCGGGTGCCGTGTCCCGGACGGGCACAGCCCCTCTGGACCGCCTCAAGGTCTTCATGCAG GTCCATGCCTCCAAGACCAACCGACTGAACATCCTGGGGGGCCTACAGAGCATGATCCGAGAAGGGGGCGTGCGCTCCCTATGGCGTGGCAATGGCATTAACGTGCTCAAGATTGCACCTGAGTCAGCTATCAAGTTCATGGCCTATGAGCAG ATCAAGCGGGCCATCCGGGGGCAGCAGGAGACACTGCACGTGCAGGAGCGCTTTGTGGCTGGCTCCCTGGCTGGTGCCACAGCCCAAACCATCATTTACCCCATGGAG GTGCTGAAGACGCGGCTGACCCTTCGCCGGACGGGCCAGTACAAGGGGCTGCTGGACTGTGCGTGGCAGATCCTGGAACAAGAGGGGCCCCGGGCCTTCTACCGTGGCTACCTGCCCAACGTGCTGGGCATCATCCCCTACGCGGGCATCGACCTGGCCGTCTACGAG aCCTTGAAGAACCAGTGGCTGCAGCAGTACAGCCACGACTCAGCCGACCCGGGCATCCTCGTGCTCCTGGCCTGCGGCACCATCTCCAGCACGTGTGGCCAGATAGCCAGTTACCCCCTGGCCCTGGTCCGGACCCGCATGCAGGCCCAAG cctcCATCGAGGGAGCCCCCCAGCTCTCCATGCTGGGTCTGCTCCGTCACATCCTGTCCCAGGAGGGCGTGCGGGGCCTCTACCGGGGCATTGCCCCCAACTTCATGAAGGTTATCCCGGCTGTGAGCATCTCCTATGTGGTCTACGAAAATATGAAGCAGGCCCTGGGGGTCACGTCCAG ATCCCCCTGCTCCAAGCCATGGATCTCCAAGCTCGGCCACTGGATTCTGGATCTCAAGAAACCTCAGCCACAGGATCCTGACAGTGCAATGCTGAGATCCCGGGACCCCAGCCACTGGATCCCAGATCCTTCCCCCCTCCCTGGATTCCTGAAATCCTTTACCTTAACACTGGGTCCCAGATCCCTCTGCTTCAATTACCAGATCCTATATTTCAACCATTATGCCCTCAACCCCTGGATCCCAGAGTCCCAAGCCCTGACCTGCCAGATCCTTGCTCCTGAAACCACAGGGGCGAGAGCCCAGTGGCAGAGTGAGCAGGTCCTGGCAGCTGCAGCCATGGGATCCCCAATCCCTTCACCGCAGGCACTGGATCCCAAACCCTCACCTATAAGATGCAGACCCCAACATCTCCAGGCACTGGATCCCCAACGCCCAGACCCCCAGTCTAGCTCCCAATAG
- the SLC25A23 gene encoding calcium-binding mitochondrial carrier protein SCaMC-3 isoform X4: MRGGPGDAERRQRWGRLFEELDSNKDGRVDVHELRQGLARLGAGDPDRGAQQGISPEGDADPDGGLDLEEFILYLQEREQRLLLLFHSLDRNQDGHIDVSEIQQSFRALGISISLEQAEKILHSMDRDGTMTIDWQEWRDHFLLHSLENVEDVLYFWKHSTVLDIGECLTVPDEFSEQEKLTGMWWKQLVAGAVAGAVSRTGTAPLDRLKVFMQVHASKTNRLNILGGLQSMIREGGVRSLWRGNGINVLKIAPESAIKFMAYEQIKRAIRGQQETLHVQERFVAGSLAGATAQTIIYPMEVLKTRLTLRRTGQYKGLLDCAWQILEQEGPRAFYRGYLPNVLGIIPYAGIDLAVYETLKNQWLQQYSHDSADPGILVLLACGTISSTCGQIASYPLALVRTRMQAQASIEGAPQLSMLGLLRHILSQEGVRGLYRGIAPNFMKVIPAVSISYVVYENMKQALGVTSSYWILTPQLQQHISRS, encoded by the exons ATGCGGGGGGGCCCGGGCGATGCGGAGCGGCGTCAGCGCTGGGGTCGCCTCTTCGAGGAGCTGGACAGTAACAAGGATGGTCGCGTGGACGTCCACGAGTTGCGCCAGGGACTGGCCCGGCTAGGCGCGGGCGACCCGGACCGCGGCGCCCAACAG GGCATCTCTCCCGAGGGTGATGCTGACCCAGATGGTGGTCTTGACCTGGAGGAGTTTATCCTCTACCTGCAGGAGCGGGAACAGCGCCTGCTGCTTCTGTTCCACAGTCTGGACCGGAATCAGGATG gtcaCATTGATGTCTCTGAGATCCAGCAGAGTTTCCGAGCTCTGGGCATTTCCATCTCGCTGGAGCAAGCAGAGAAAATCCTGCACAG CATGGACCGTGACGGCACCATGACCATTGACTGGCAGGAATGGCGCGACCACTTCCTGTTGCATTCGCTGGAGAATGTGGAAGATGTGCTCTATTTCTGGAAGCATTCCACG GTCCTGGACATTGGCGAGTGCCTAACAGTCCCTGATGAGTTCTCGGAGCAGGAGAAGCTGACTGGCATGTGGTGGAAGCAGCTGGTGGCGGGCGCAGTGGCGGGTGCCGTGTCCCGGACGGGCACAGCCCCTCTGGACCGCCTCAAGGTCTTCATGCAG GTCCATGCCTCCAAGACCAACCGACTGAACATCCTGGGGGGCCTACAGAGCATGATCCGAGAAGGGGGCGTGCGCTCCCTATGGCGTGGCAATGGCATTAACGTGCTCAAGATTGCACCTGAGTCAGCTATCAAGTTCATGGCCTATGAGCAG ATCAAGCGGGCCATCCGGGGGCAGCAGGAGACACTGCACGTGCAGGAGCGCTTTGTGGCTGGCTCCCTGGCTGGTGCCACAGCCCAAACCATCATTTACCCCATGGAG GTGCTGAAGACGCGGCTGACCCTTCGCCGGACGGGCCAGTACAAGGGGCTGCTGGACTGTGCGTGGCAGATCCTGGAACAAGAGGGGCCCCGGGCCTTCTACCGTGGCTACCTGCCCAACGTGCTGGGCATCATCCCCTACGCGGGCATCGACCTGGCCGTCTACGAG aCCTTGAAGAACCAGTGGCTGCAGCAGTACAGCCACGACTCAGCCGACCCGGGCATCCTCGTGCTCCTGGCCTGCGGCACCATCTCCAGCACGTGTGGCCAGATAGCCAGTTACCCCCTGGCCCTGGTCCGGACCCGCATGCAGGCCCAAG cctcCATCGAGGGAGCCCCCCAGCTCTCCATGCTGGGTCTGCTCCGTCACATCCTGTCCCAGGAGGGCGTGCGGGGCCTCTACCGGGGCATTGCCCCCAACTTCATGAAGGTTATCCCGGCTGTGAGCATCTCCTATGTGGTCTACGAAAATATGAAGCAGGCCCTGGGGGTCACGTCCAG CTACTGGATCCTGACACCCCAGCTACAGCAGCACATATCCCGTAGCTAA
- the CRB3 gene encoding protein crumbs homolog 3 has translation MASPGLGLLLALGLPLLLARWGRVWGQTPDPHVSGNSTISPSGPSSGSNGALSQEATTAIIVVFSLLAALLLAVGLVLLVRKLREKRQTEGTYRPSSEEQFSHAAEARAPQDSKETVRGCLPI, from the exons ATGGCGAGTCCTGGCCTGGGTCTGCTCCTGGCGCTCGGCCTGCCGCTGCTGCTGGCCCGCTGGGGCCGGGTCTGGGGGCAAA CACCAGACCCCCATGTAAGTGGGAACAGTACCATTTCGCCCTCTGGCCCCAGCTCCGGCTCCAATGGGGCCCTG TCCCAGGAGGCCACCACTGCCATCATCGTGGTCTTCTCCCTCCTGGCTGCCCTACTTCTGGCCGTGGGCCTGGTACTGCTGGTACGGAAGCTTCGGGAGAAACGGCAGACGGAGGGCACCTACCGGCCCAGCAGTGAGGAGCAG ttCTCCCATGCAGCTGAGGCCCGGGCTCCCCAGGACTCCAAGGAGACAGTGCGGGGCTGCCTGCCCATCTAG
- the SLC25A23 gene encoding calcium-binding mitochondrial carrier protein SCaMC-3 isoform X5 yields MRGGPGDAERRQRWGRLFEELDSNKDGRVDVHELRQGLARLGAGDPDRGAQQGISPEGDADPDGGLDLEEFILYLQEREQRLLLLFHSLDRNQDGHIDVSEIQQSFRALGISISLEQAEKILHSMDRDGTMTIDWQEWRDHFLLHSLENVEDVLYFWKHSTVLDIGECLTVPDEFSEQEKLTGMWWKQLVAGAVAGAVSRTGTAPLDRLKVFMQVHASKTNRLNILGGLQSMIREGGVRSLWRGNGINVLKIAPESAIKFMAYEQIKRAIRGQQETLHVQERFVAGSLAGATAQTIIYPMEVLKTRLTLRRTGQYKGLLDCAWQILEQEGPRAFYRGYLPNVLGIIPYAGIDLAVYETLKNQWLQQYSHDSADPGILVLLACGTISSTCGQIASYPLALVRTRMQAQGLSLPVCDIEMGTLSPK; encoded by the exons ATGCGGGGGGGCCCGGGCGATGCGGAGCGGCGTCAGCGCTGGGGTCGCCTCTTCGAGGAGCTGGACAGTAACAAGGATGGTCGCGTGGACGTCCACGAGTTGCGCCAGGGACTGGCCCGGCTAGGCGCGGGCGACCCGGACCGCGGCGCCCAACAG GGCATCTCTCCCGAGGGTGATGCTGACCCAGATGGTGGTCTTGACCTGGAGGAGTTTATCCTCTACCTGCAGGAGCGGGAACAGCGCCTGCTGCTTCTGTTCCACAGTCTGGACCGGAATCAGGATG gtcaCATTGATGTCTCTGAGATCCAGCAGAGTTTCCGAGCTCTGGGCATTTCCATCTCGCTGGAGCAAGCAGAGAAAATCCTGCACAG CATGGACCGTGACGGCACCATGACCATTGACTGGCAGGAATGGCGCGACCACTTCCTGTTGCATTCGCTGGAGAATGTGGAAGATGTGCTCTATTTCTGGAAGCATTCCACG GTCCTGGACATTGGCGAGTGCCTAACAGTCCCTGATGAGTTCTCGGAGCAGGAGAAGCTGACTGGCATGTGGTGGAAGCAGCTGGTGGCGGGCGCAGTGGCGGGTGCCGTGTCCCGGACGGGCACAGCCCCTCTGGACCGCCTCAAGGTCTTCATGCAG GTCCATGCCTCCAAGACCAACCGACTGAACATCCTGGGGGGCCTACAGAGCATGATCCGAGAAGGGGGCGTGCGCTCCCTATGGCGTGGCAATGGCATTAACGTGCTCAAGATTGCACCTGAGTCAGCTATCAAGTTCATGGCCTATGAGCAG ATCAAGCGGGCCATCCGGGGGCAGCAGGAGACACTGCACGTGCAGGAGCGCTTTGTGGCTGGCTCCCTGGCTGGTGCCACAGCCCAAACCATCATTTACCCCATGGAG GTGCTGAAGACGCGGCTGACCCTTCGCCGGACGGGCCAGTACAAGGGGCTGCTGGACTGTGCGTGGCAGATCCTGGAACAAGAGGGGCCCCGGGCCTTCTACCGTGGCTACCTGCCCAACGTGCTGGGCATCATCCCCTACGCGGGCATCGACCTGGCCGTCTACGAG aCCTTGAAGAACCAGTGGCTGCAGCAGTACAGCCACGACTCAGCCGACCCGGGCATCCTCGTGCTCCTGGCCTGCGGCACCATCTCCAGCACGTGTGGCCAGATAGCCAGTTACCCCCTGGCCCTGGTCCGGACCCGCATGCAGGCCCAAG gcctcagtttacccGTTTGTGACATTGAAATGGGAACCCTTTCCCCTAAGTAG
- the SLC25A23 gene encoding calcium-binding mitochondrial carrier protein SCaMC-3 isoform X3, translated as MRGGPGDAERRQRWGRLFEELDSNKDGRVDVHELRQGLARLGAGDPDRGAQQGISPEGDADPDGGLDLEEFILYLQEREQRLLLLFHSLDRNQDGHIDVSEIQQSFRALGISISLEQAEKILHSMDRDGTMTIDWQEWRDHFLLHSLENVEDVLYFWKHSTVLDIGECLTVPDEFSEQEKLTGMWWKQLVAGAVAGAVSRTGTAPLDRLKVFMQVHASKTNRLNILGGLQSMIREGGVRSLWRGNGINVLKIAPESAIKFMAYEQVLKTRLTLRRTGQYKGLLDCAWQILEQEGPRAFYRGYLPNVLGIIPYAGIDLAVYETLKNQWLQQYSHDSADPGILVLLACGTISSTCGQIASYPLALVRTRMQAQASIEGAPQLSMLGLLRHILSQEGVRGLYRGIAPNFMKVIPAVSISYVVYENMKQALGVTSRSSSPLTDPRSPCSKPWISKLGHWILDLKKPQPQDPDSAMLRSRDPSHWIPDPSPLPGFLKSFTLTLGPRSLCFNYQILYFNHYALNPWIPESQALTCQILAPETTGARAQWQSEQVLAAAAMGSPIPSPQALDPKPSPIRCRPQHLQALDPQRPDPQSSSQ; from the exons ATGCGGGGGGGCCCGGGCGATGCGGAGCGGCGTCAGCGCTGGGGTCGCCTCTTCGAGGAGCTGGACAGTAACAAGGATGGTCGCGTGGACGTCCACGAGTTGCGCCAGGGACTGGCCCGGCTAGGCGCGGGCGACCCGGACCGCGGCGCCCAACAG GGCATCTCTCCCGAGGGTGATGCTGACCCAGATGGTGGTCTTGACCTGGAGGAGTTTATCCTCTACCTGCAGGAGCGGGAACAGCGCCTGCTGCTTCTGTTCCACAGTCTGGACCGGAATCAGGATG gtcaCATTGATGTCTCTGAGATCCAGCAGAGTTTCCGAGCTCTGGGCATTTCCATCTCGCTGGAGCAAGCAGAGAAAATCCTGCACAG CATGGACCGTGACGGCACCATGACCATTGACTGGCAGGAATGGCGCGACCACTTCCTGTTGCATTCGCTGGAGAATGTGGAAGATGTGCTCTATTTCTGGAAGCATTCCACG GTCCTGGACATTGGCGAGTGCCTAACAGTCCCTGATGAGTTCTCGGAGCAGGAGAAGCTGACTGGCATGTGGTGGAAGCAGCTGGTGGCGGGCGCAGTGGCGGGTGCCGTGTCCCGGACGGGCACAGCCCCTCTGGACCGCCTCAAGGTCTTCATGCAG GTCCATGCCTCCAAGACCAACCGACTGAACATCCTGGGGGGCCTACAGAGCATGATCCGAGAAGGGGGCGTGCGCTCCCTATGGCGTGGCAATGGCATTAACGTGCTCAAGATTGCACCTGAGTCAGCTATCAAGTTCATGGCCTATGAGCAG GTGCTGAAGACGCGGCTGACCCTTCGCCGGACGGGCCAGTACAAGGGGCTGCTGGACTGTGCGTGGCAGATCCTGGAACAAGAGGGGCCCCGGGCCTTCTACCGTGGCTACCTGCCCAACGTGCTGGGCATCATCCCCTACGCGGGCATCGACCTGGCCGTCTACGAG aCCTTGAAGAACCAGTGGCTGCAGCAGTACAGCCACGACTCAGCCGACCCGGGCATCCTCGTGCTCCTGGCCTGCGGCACCATCTCCAGCACGTGTGGCCAGATAGCCAGTTACCCCCTGGCCCTGGTCCGGACCCGCATGCAGGCCCAAG cctcCATCGAGGGAGCCCCCCAGCTCTCCATGCTGGGTCTGCTCCGTCACATCCTGTCCCAGGAGGGCGTGCGGGGCCTCTACCGGGGCATTGCCCCCAACTTCATGAAGGTTATCCCGGCTGTGAGCATCTCCTATGTGGTCTACGAAAATATGAAGCAGGCCCTGGGGGTCACGTCCAG ATCCTCAAGCCCACTGACGGATCCTAGATCCCCCTGCTCCAAGCCATGGATCTCCAAGCTCGGCCACTGGATTCTGGATCTCAAGAAACCTCAGCCACAGGATCCTGACAGTGCAATGCTGAGATCCCGGGACCCCAGCCACTGGATCCCAGATCCTTCCCCCCTCCCTGGATTCCTGAAATCCTTTACCTTAACACTGGGTCCCAGATCCCTCTGCTTCAATTACCAGATCCTATATTTCAACCATTATGCCCTCAACCCCTGGATCCCAGAGTCCCAAGCCCTGACCTGCCAGATCCTTGCTCCTGAAACCACAGGGGCGAGAGCCCAGTGGCAGAGTGAGCAGGTCCTGGCAGCTGCAGCCATGGGATCCCCAATCCCTTCACCGCAGGCACTGGATCCCAAACCCTCACCTATAAGATGCAGACCCCAACATCTCCAGGCACTGGATCCCCAACGCCCAGACCCCCAGTCTAGCTCCCAATAG
- the SLC25A23 gene encoding calcium-binding mitochondrial carrier protein SCaMC-3 isoform X6 yields MRGGPGDAERRQRWGRLFEELDSNKDGRVDVHELRQGLARLGAGDPDRGAQQGISPEGDADPDGGLDLEEFILYLQEREQRLLLLFHSLDRNQDGHIDVSEIQQSFRALGISISLEQAEKILHSMDRDGTMTIDWQEWRDHFLLHSLENVEDVLYFWKHSTVLDIGECLTVPDEFSEQEKLTGMWWKQLVAGAVAGAVSRTGTAPLDRLKVFMQVHASKTNRLNILGGLQSMIREGGVRSLWRGNGINVLKIAPESAIKFMAYEQIKRAIRGQQETLHVQERFVAGSLAGATAQTIIYPMEVLKTRLTLRRTGQYKGLLDCAWQILEQEGPRAFYRGYLPNVLGIIPYAGIDLAVYETLKNQWLQQYSHDSADPGILVLLACGTISSTCGQIASYPLALVRTRMQAQDWGER; encoded by the exons ATGCGGGGGGGCCCGGGCGATGCGGAGCGGCGTCAGCGCTGGGGTCGCCTCTTCGAGGAGCTGGACAGTAACAAGGATGGTCGCGTGGACGTCCACGAGTTGCGCCAGGGACTGGCCCGGCTAGGCGCGGGCGACCCGGACCGCGGCGCCCAACAG GGCATCTCTCCCGAGGGTGATGCTGACCCAGATGGTGGTCTTGACCTGGAGGAGTTTATCCTCTACCTGCAGGAGCGGGAACAGCGCCTGCTGCTTCTGTTCCACAGTCTGGACCGGAATCAGGATG gtcaCATTGATGTCTCTGAGATCCAGCAGAGTTTCCGAGCTCTGGGCATTTCCATCTCGCTGGAGCAAGCAGAGAAAATCCTGCACAG CATGGACCGTGACGGCACCATGACCATTGACTGGCAGGAATGGCGCGACCACTTCCTGTTGCATTCGCTGGAGAATGTGGAAGATGTGCTCTATTTCTGGAAGCATTCCACG GTCCTGGACATTGGCGAGTGCCTAACAGTCCCTGATGAGTTCTCGGAGCAGGAGAAGCTGACTGGCATGTGGTGGAAGCAGCTGGTGGCGGGCGCAGTGGCGGGTGCCGTGTCCCGGACGGGCACAGCCCCTCTGGACCGCCTCAAGGTCTTCATGCAG GTCCATGCCTCCAAGACCAACCGACTGAACATCCTGGGGGGCCTACAGAGCATGATCCGAGAAGGGGGCGTGCGCTCCCTATGGCGTGGCAATGGCATTAACGTGCTCAAGATTGCACCTGAGTCAGCTATCAAGTTCATGGCCTATGAGCAG ATCAAGCGGGCCATCCGGGGGCAGCAGGAGACACTGCACGTGCAGGAGCGCTTTGTGGCTGGCTCCCTGGCTGGTGCCACAGCCCAAACCATCATTTACCCCATGGAG GTGCTGAAGACGCGGCTGACCCTTCGCCGGACGGGCCAGTACAAGGGGCTGCTGGACTGTGCGTGGCAGATCCTGGAACAAGAGGGGCCCCGGGCCTTCTACCGTGGCTACCTGCCCAACGTGCTGGGCATCATCCCCTACGCGGGCATCGACCTGGCCGTCTACGAG aCCTTGAAGAACCAGTGGCTGCAGCAGTACAGCCACGACTCAGCCGACCCGGGCATCCTCGTGCTCCTGGCCTGCGGCACCATCTCCAGCACGTGTGGCCAGATAGCCAGTTACCCCCTGGCCCTGGTCCGGACCCGCATGCAGGCCCAAG ATTGGGGTGAAAGGTGA
- the SLC25A23 gene encoding calcium-binding mitochondrial carrier protein SCaMC-3 isoform X1 translates to MRGGPGDAERRQRWGRLFEELDSNKDGRVDVHELRQGLARLGAGDPDRGAQQGISPEGDADPDGGLDLEEFILYLQEREQRLLLLFHSLDRNQDGHIDVSEIQQSFRALGISISLEQAEKILHSMDRDGTMTIDWQEWRDHFLLHSLENVEDVLYFWKHSTVLDIGECLTVPDEFSEQEKLTGMWWKQLVAGAVAGAVSRTGTAPLDRLKVFMQVHASKTNRLNILGGLQSMIREGGVRSLWRGNGINVLKIAPESAIKFMAYEQIKRAIRGQQETLHVQERFVAGSLAGATAQTIIYPMEVLKTRLTLRRTGQYKGLLDCAWQILEQEGPRAFYRGYLPNVLGIIPYAGIDLAVYETLKNQWLQQYSHDSADPGILVLLACGTISSTCGQIASYPLALVRTRMQAQASIEGAPQLSMLGLLRHILSQEGVRGLYRGIAPNFMKVIPAVSISYVVYENMKQALGVTSRSSSPLTDPRSPCSKPWISKLGHWILDLKKPQPQDPDSAMLRSRDPSHWIPDPSPLPGFLKSFTLTLGPRSLCFNYQILYFNHYALNPWIPESQALTCQILAPETTGARAQWQSEQVLAAAAMGSPIPSPQALDPKPSPIRCRPQHLQALDPQRPDPQSSSQ, encoded by the exons ATGCGGGGGGGCCCGGGCGATGCGGAGCGGCGTCAGCGCTGGGGTCGCCTCTTCGAGGAGCTGGACAGTAACAAGGATGGTCGCGTGGACGTCCACGAGTTGCGCCAGGGACTGGCCCGGCTAGGCGCGGGCGACCCGGACCGCGGCGCCCAACAG GGCATCTCTCCCGAGGGTGATGCTGACCCAGATGGTGGTCTTGACCTGGAGGAGTTTATCCTCTACCTGCAGGAGCGGGAACAGCGCCTGCTGCTTCTGTTCCACAGTCTGGACCGGAATCAGGATG gtcaCATTGATGTCTCTGAGATCCAGCAGAGTTTCCGAGCTCTGGGCATTTCCATCTCGCTGGAGCAAGCAGAGAAAATCCTGCACAG CATGGACCGTGACGGCACCATGACCATTGACTGGCAGGAATGGCGCGACCACTTCCTGTTGCATTCGCTGGAGAATGTGGAAGATGTGCTCTATTTCTGGAAGCATTCCACG GTCCTGGACATTGGCGAGTGCCTAACAGTCCCTGATGAGTTCTCGGAGCAGGAGAAGCTGACTGGCATGTGGTGGAAGCAGCTGGTGGCGGGCGCAGTGGCGGGTGCCGTGTCCCGGACGGGCACAGCCCCTCTGGACCGCCTCAAGGTCTTCATGCAG GTCCATGCCTCCAAGACCAACCGACTGAACATCCTGGGGGGCCTACAGAGCATGATCCGAGAAGGGGGCGTGCGCTCCCTATGGCGTGGCAATGGCATTAACGTGCTCAAGATTGCACCTGAGTCAGCTATCAAGTTCATGGCCTATGAGCAG ATCAAGCGGGCCATCCGGGGGCAGCAGGAGACACTGCACGTGCAGGAGCGCTTTGTGGCTGGCTCCCTGGCTGGTGCCACAGCCCAAACCATCATTTACCCCATGGAG GTGCTGAAGACGCGGCTGACCCTTCGCCGGACGGGCCAGTACAAGGGGCTGCTGGACTGTGCGTGGCAGATCCTGGAACAAGAGGGGCCCCGGGCCTTCTACCGTGGCTACCTGCCCAACGTGCTGGGCATCATCCCCTACGCGGGCATCGACCTGGCCGTCTACGAG aCCTTGAAGAACCAGTGGCTGCAGCAGTACAGCCACGACTCAGCCGACCCGGGCATCCTCGTGCTCCTGGCCTGCGGCACCATCTCCAGCACGTGTGGCCAGATAGCCAGTTACCCCCTGGCCCTGGTCCGGACCCGCATGCAGGCCCAAG cctcCATCGAGGGAGCCCCCCAGCTCTCCATGCTGGGTCTGCTCCGTCACATCCTGTCCCAGGAGGGCGTGCGGGGCCTCTACCGGGGCATTGCCCCCAACTTCATGAAGGTTATCCCGGCTGTGAGCATCTCCTATGTGGTCTACGAAAATATGAAGCAGGCCCTGGGGGTCACGTCCAG ATCCTCAAGCCCACTGACGGATCCTAGATCCCCCTGCTCCAAGCCATGGATCTCCAAGCTCGGCCACTGGATTCTGGATCTCAAGAAACCTCAGCCACAGGATCCTGACAGTGCAATGCTGAGATCCCGGGACCCCAGCCACTGGATCCCAGATCCTTCCCCCCTCCCTGGATTCCTGAAATCCTTTACCTTAACACTGGGTCCCAGATCCCTCTGCTTCAATTACCAGATCCTATATTTCAACCATTATGCCCTCAACCCCTGGATCCCAGAGTCCCAAGCCCTGACCTGCCAGATCCTTGCTCCTGAAACCACAGGGGCGAGAGCCCAGTGGCAGAGTGAGCAGGTCCTGGCAGCTGCAGCCATGGGATCCCCAATCCCTTCACCGCAGGCACTGGATCCCAAACCCTCACCTATAAGATGCAGACCCCAACATCTCCAGGCACTGGATCCCCAACGCCCAGACCCCCAGTCTAGCTCCCAATAG